One Candidatus Zymogenaceae bacterium genomic region harbors:
- a CDS encoding ABC transporter permease, which yields MKEYILEIWRRRSLIYYLTVSGLKAQHRDSFIGYFWLLLDPLLSIAIYYFIVAILFRSGGSDFGMYLVIGIVFFQWGTGTINTSSKSIITRESLIKQINMPKLIFPIGASFTTLVNFSFSLIIVVIFLICSHMLPSGKILWFPFIACIQLLFFMSLGFFAAYVSVFIRDFDNILKHLLRIWFYASPVIWKEDMAISQKIGWVIKYNPMAYILRGYRNIIMYDKNPEVLILLVIGAGAVIIIGCMTYYYYNNEHKMIKVL from the coding sequence ATGAAAGAATACATTCTCGAGATTTGGAGAAGAAGAAGCCTTATATACTATTTAACGGTCTCCGGTTTAAAAGCACAACACAGAGATTCATTCATCGGATATTTCTGGTTGCTCCTTGATCCGCTTCTGTCCATTGCCATATATTACTTCATTGTGGCGATCCTTTTTAGGAGTGGCGGAAGTGATTTTGGGATGTATCTGGTTATCGGCATTGTCTTTTTTCAATGGGGAACCGGAACCATCAATACCTCCTCGAAATCAATTATCACAAGAGAATCCTTAATAAAACAGATAAATATGCCGAAACTGATCTTTCCGATTGGCGCCTCTTTTACCACATTAGTCAATTTTTCTTTTAGCCTCATTATTGTCGTCATATTTCTTATTTGCAGTCATATGCTCCCATCTGGAAAGATACTGTGGTTTCCATTCATAGCGTGTATCCAACTCCTTTTTTTTATGTCTTTGGGTTTTTTTGCTGCATATGTTTCTGTGTTTATCAGAGATTTCGATAATATTCTGAAGCATCTATTACGGATATGGTTCTATGCTTCTCCTGTTATTTGGAAAGAAGATATGGCAATCAGTCAGAAAATCGGGTGGGTGATCAAATATAATCCGATGGCGTATATTTTGCGGGGATATCGGAATATAATCATGTACGACAAGAATCCCGAGGTATTGATACTACTTGTCATAGGAGCGGGCGCCGTTATTATCATTGGTTGTATGACATACTACTATTACAATAACGAGCATAAGATGATCAAGGTCCTATAA